Proteins from a genomic interval of Lolium perenne isolate Kyuss_39 chromosome 1, Kyuss_2.0, whole genome shotgun sequence:
- the LOC127292445 gene encoding putative B3 domain-containing protein Os04g0347400, with protein MGKHGERSVTTQLKMVLPGSSGKLRISDELAECFDSGDGGAGMTAFLVSPFGTAVWRVEVGRDSDGAFLGRRWPEFVEAHGISVGWFLVLRHEGRGVLTIKAFDTTYFIKEFGQTLTVPGLGEAQIKTGRARKPQFIGPLWHNWMQKMPIPAEFLKHGFISDEELKRRMVTFVTPFREFWHIDLEKDGSNVFFAGVWLKFLESQGVTEGEVLLIRYQGNMIFTIEVFGFTGCRRNLKKQDIRFEQTGNSEETNSSQQTEQSEETNSSQKTGQTEEANSSQKTGRTEEMITLSSQNTEQNEEANPSQKNAHSSKEAQSQKEAHISRRKRKRSEETRIPRSCRNPLNKRTDCEYETGSQPWIRKQLNAKLRNNITLPGSFCKKVGFTETCKITLKSSEKKGSWEVHGLVYEKICQWKLSGGWKMFCRDNGLKEGDVCTFKVLKSKLWHVDIDRC; from the exons CGcatctccgacgagctcgcggAGTGCTTTGATTCCGGAGACGGCGGCGCCGGGATGACGGCCTTCCTCGTCAGCCCGTTTGGCACGGCGGTCTGGCGCGTCGAGGTCGGCCGGGACAGCGACGGCGCGTTCCTGGGTCGACGGTGGCCGGAGTTCGTGGAGGCCCACGGCATCAGCGTCGGCTGGTTCTTGGTGCTCCGTCATGAAGGCCGTGGCGTGCTCACAATCAAGGCCTTCGACACCACCTACTTCATCAAAGAGTTCGGCCAAACCCTAACCG TTCCGGGCCTTGGGGAAGCCCAGATCAAAACTGGCCGTGCTCGTAAGCCGCAGTTCATCGGGCCGCTTTGGCATAATTGGATGCAAAAGATG CCTATCCCCGCCGAATTTCTGAAACACGGATTCATTTCTGATGAGGAGCTCAAGAGGCGGATGGTCACTTTTGTGACCCCCTTCCGCGAGTTTTGGCATATCGATCTGGAGAAGGATGGGTCGAATGTGTTCTTTGCAGGTGTCTGGTTAAAGTTTCTGGAGTCCCAAGGCGTCACAGAAGGTGAAGTTCTGTTGATCAGGTATCAAGGCAATATGATCTTTACAATCGAAGTGTTCGGGTTTACCGGATGCCGGAGAAATTTGAAGAAACAGGACATCAGATTTGAGCAAACTGGGAACAGTGAGGAGACAAATTCGTCCCAGCAAACTGAGCAGAGTGAAGAGACAAATTCGTCCCAGAAAACTGGGCAGACTGAAGAAGCAAATTCGTCCCAGAAAACTGGGCGGACTGAAGAAATGATTACTCTTTCGTCCCAGAACACTGAACAGAATGAAGAGGCAAATCCGTCCCAGAAAAATGCGCACT CATCTAAAGAAGCGCAGAGCCAAAAGGAAGCACATATTTCCAGAAGGAAAAGGAAACGAAGTGAAGAAACAAGAATTCCAAGAAGCTGCAGAAATCCTCTTAACAAAAGAACAGATTGTGAATATGAGACTGGGTCACAGCCTTGGATAAGGAAGCAGCTCAACGCTAAGCTTCGAAACAATATT ACTTTGCCAGGGAGCTTCTGTAAGAAGGTCGGATTCACGGAAACATGCAAGATCACGCTCAAGTCCTCAGAGAAGAAGGGGTCATGGGAAGTCCATGGTTTAGTTTACGAAAAAATATGCCAATGGAAACTTTCAGGTGGCTGGAAGATGTTCTGCCGAGATAACGGGCTCAAGGAAGGTGACGTGTGCACCTTCAAAGTCCTCAAAAGCAAGCTCTGGCATGTTGACATAGATCGTTGCTAA